A window of Roseovarius sp. THAF27 contains these coding sequences:
- a CDS encoding quinone oxidoreductase, translating to MSKAQVIHQLGPPSAMQWEDWPVPDPAPGEVRLRHTAVGVNYADTYHRGGISHPWPVPEPPVVIGFEGVGIVEGVGDGVTEFQSGDRVAYGIPPLGSYSEVRNYPADKLLHLPDGLDEREVAALLMKGMTAHYLLHRTYKVQPGDTILVHAAAGGMGLILCQWAKALDATVVGTVSTPEKAEAARAAGCHYPVVRSEQSFVDVVREVTDGEGCAVVYEAIGKDTLQQSLDSLRPMGVCAAYGHVSGPPDPVDIIQDLGRRGSLFITRPAIMHYVAKRSDLEWTAGDLFKAIGDGLLDANINYEYPLKDAVKTHEAIESGKTLGATVLIP from the coding sequence ATGAGCAAGGCACAAGTGATCCACCAGCTGGGCCCGCCAAGCGCGATGCAATGGGAAGACTGGCCCGTGCCGGACCCGGCCCCCGGAGAGGTTCGCCTGCGGCACACCGCGGTGGGCGTGAATTACGCCGACACCTACCACCGGGGCGGCATCTCGCACCCCTGGCCGGTGCCCGAGCCGCCCGTCGTGATCGGGTTCGAGGGCGTCGGCATCGTAGAAGGCGTGGGCGACGGGGTGACGGAGTTCCAGTCTGGTGATCGTGTCGCCTATGGCATCCCGCCGCTCGGCAGTTATTCCGAGGTTCGCAACTACCCCGCCGACAAGCTTCTGCACCTGCCCGATGGGCTGGACGAGCGCGAGGTCGCAGCCCTTCTGATGAAGGGGATGACGGCCCATTACCTGCTGCACCGCACCTACAAGGTGCAGCCGGGCGACACCATTCTCGTTCATGCGGCCGCCGGGGGCATGGGCCTGATCCTTTGCCAGTGGGCCAAGGCCCTCGACGCGACGGTGGTCGGTACCGTCTCGACCCCCGAAAAGGCCGAAGCGGCGCGCGCGGCGGGCTGTCATTATCCGGTCGTCCGGTCGGAACAGAGCTTCGTCGACGTGGTACGAGAGGTGACAGACGGCGAGGGCTGTGCGGTGGTCTACGAGGCGATCGGCAAGGACACGTTGCAGCAATCGCTCGACAGCCTTCGGCCGATGGGTGTCTGCGCGGCCTATGGTCATGTCTCCGGTCCGCCCGACCCGGTCGACATCATCCAAGATCTCGGCCGGCGTGGTTCGCTTTTCATCACGCGGCCGGCGATCATGCACTACGTCGCCAAAAGATCCGACCTGGAATGGACCGCCGGTGACCTGTTCAAGGCCATAGGCGACGGGCTGCTCGACGCCAATATCAACTATGAATACCCGCTTAAGGACGCCGTGAAAACTCATGAAGCCATCGAATCCGGCAAGACGTTGGGCGCGACGGTGCTGATCCCGTGA
- a CDS encoding DsbA family oxidoreductase: MPIRVDIVSDVVCPWCVIGYRQLASAAEARQAPLEPYWHPFELNPGMAEEGENLREHLAAKYGTTAEDSRKARDRLTALGAALGFTFNYADDMRMWNTFRAHQLIDWAGDHGKGHDVKMALFAAFFTERRNVSDMDVLAEVAASVGLDRDAARTVLERGDRAAVVREKERFWTSRGITGVPALVFQRQHVVVGAQGEAAYGQILDQLGAAQTA, translated from the coding sequence ATGCCAATTCGTGTGGATATCGTCTCGGACGTGGTCTGCCCCTGGTGCGTGATCGGGTATCGTCAGCTGGCCAGCGCGGCCGAGGCGCGGCAAGCCCCGCTCGAGCCTTACTGGCACCCGTTCGAGCTTAACCCCGGCATGGCCGAAGAGGGCGAGAACCTGCGCGAGCACCTCGCCGCCAAGTACGGCACGACGGCAGAGGACTCTCGCAAGGCACGGGACCGGCTGACGGCGCTTGGCGCCGCGCTTGGCTTCACGTTCAACTACGCCGATGACATGCGCATGTGGAACACTTTCCGTGCCCATCAGCTGATCGACTGGGCCGGTGATCACGGCAAGGGGCATGACGTCAAGATGGCGCTTTTCGCGGCGTTCTTTACCGAGCGGCGCAACGTGTCGGACATGGATGTGCTGGCCGAGGTGGCCGCCTCCGTCGGGCTCGACCGCGACGCGGCGCGCACCGTGCTGGAACGCGGCGACCGGGCGGCGGTGGTCAGGGAGAAGGAACGCTTCTGGACATCGCGCGGCATCACAGGCGTTCCCGCCTTGGTCTTCCAGCGCCAGCACGTTGTGGTCGGCGCGCAGGGCGAGGCGGCCTATGGCCAGATATTGGACCAACTCGGCGCGGCGCAAACGGCATGA
- a CDS encoding glutathione S-transferase family protein: MSRPDIVLYTANTMNGWKPLIFLHEAEVDYDLVNVDFSKKEQHAPDYVKMNPNGKIPTIYDRAEDRATFESGAILWHLAEKYGRFLSSDPVERSETLQWLFFQVGHIGPMMGQAMFFQRIAKPNGDEVPYAINRYVTESRRLLEVLDTRLQGRDWLVGDDLSIADMATYPWARSHFWATVNVDGLANLQAWFDRLDARPKTQAALQLPKPRPSAFGEGDVEAATSANAARFKE; this comes from the coding sequence ATGTCGCGGCCTGATATCGTTCTCTACACCGCCAATACGATGAACGGCTGGAAGCCGCTGATCTTCCTGCATGAGGCCGAGGTCGACTACGATCTGGTGAACGTCGACTTCTCGAAGAAGGAGCAGCACGCGCCCGACTACGTGAAGATGAACCCCAACGGCAAGATCCCGACGATCTATGACCGGGCCGAGGACCGCGCGACCTTCGAGTCCGGGGCGATCCTGTGGCACCTCGCCGAAAAATACGGACGGTTCCTGTCCTCCGATCCGGTCGAGCGGTCGGAAACCCTGCAATGGCTGTTCTTCCAGGTCGGCCATATCGGGCCGATGATGGGCCAGGCGATGTTTTTCCAGCGCATCGCCAAGCCCAACGGTGACGAGGTGCCCTATGCCATCAACCGCTACGTCACCGAAAGCCGCCGACTGCTCGAGGTGCTCGACACGCGTCTTCAGGGCCGCGACTGGCTGGTGGGCGATGATCTGTCGATCGCCGATATGGCGACATATCCCTGGGCGCGCAGCCATTTCTGGGCCACGGTGAACGTCGATGGGTTGGCGAACCTGCAGGCGTGGTTCGACCGGCTCGACGCACGGCCCAAGACCCAGGCCGCGCTGCAACTGCCCAAACCGCGGCCCTCGGCCTTTGGCGAGGGCGATGTCGAGGCCGCGACATCGGCCAATGCCGCCCGCTTCAAGGAGTAG
- a CDS encoding NAD(P)H-dependent oxidoreductase codes for MTKILILNGAQPYGFAPGGLNATLAGRAKDRLEAQGHDVRLTTVADGYDVEAEVESHRWADTVILQFPINWMGVPWTFKKYMDEVYTAGMDGRLCAGDGRTAEAPKASYGMGGALTGTRYMISATFNAPSEAFDDPAQPFFEGMSMDDLLRPVHLNAKFFGMTPQPSFGAFDVMKNPQVDADLVRFDAYLDSLFAEVGHVAA; via the coding sequence ATGACCAAGATCCTCATCCTGAACGGCGCACAGCCTTATGGGTTCGCCCCCGGCGGCCTGAACGCCACGCTGGCCGGGCGCGCGAAGGACCGGCTGGAGGCGCAGGGCCACGACGTGCGCCTGACCACCGTCGCAGACGGCTACGACGTCGAGGCGGAGGTCGAAAGCCACCGCTGGGCCGACACCGTGATCCTGCAATTTCCGATCAACTGGATGGGTGTGCCTTGGACGTTCAAAAAATACATGGACGAGGTCTATACGGCGGGCATGGACGGGCGCCTCTGCGCGGGCGATGGCCGCACTGCCGAGGCGCCCAAAGCGAGTTATGGCATGGGCGGCGCCCTGACTGGCACGCGCTACATGATTTCGGCCACGTTCAACGCGCCGAGCGAGGCTTTCGACGACCCCGCCCAACCGTTCTTCGAAGGCATGTCGATGGATGACCTTCTGCGGCCGGTGCACCTGAACGCCAAGTTCTTCGGCATGACGCCCCAGCCCAGTTTCGGCGCGTTCGACGTGATGAAGAACCCGCAGGTCGATGCCGATCTCGTCCGGTTCGACGCCTATCTCGACAGCCTGTTCGCGGAGGTCGGCCATGTCGCGGCCTGA
- a CDS encoding helix-turn-helix domain-containing protein, with translation MDARVEEDEKGRRHVRDACVEPCAIERGMRIIGGKWTGSILWHLKDGPVRFNDLARMVGGASKKMITERLRQLEAQGLVRREVLDTSPVSVHYEITEFGISALGFLDELRKWSEGLPKELSSDGQ, from the coding sequence ATGGACGCGAGAGTGGAAGAGGACGAGAAAGGCCGCCGGCATGTCCGCGACGCCTGTGTCGAACCCTGCGCCATCGAACGCGGTATGCGGATCATCGGCGGAAAGTGGACCGGTTCGATCCTGTGGCACCTCAAGGACGGGCCGGTGCGCTTCAACGACCTGGCCCGCATGGTGGGCGGGGCTTCGAAGAAGATGATCACCGAACGGCTGCGGCAACTGGAGGCGCAGGGGCTGGTGCGGCGCGAGGTTCTCGATACCTCGCCGGTCTCGGTGCATTACGAGATCACGGAGTTCGGCATCTCGGCCCTTGGCTTTCTCGATGAGCTCCGCAAATGGAGCGAGGGCCTGCCGAAGGAGCTTTCCTCCGATGGCCAGTGA